The Treponema sp. Marseille-Q3903 genomic interval AAAAATGTTGAACAGTATAAGACTATGGCATTATCAATTTACATGATTTCACCTTTTCCTTGGCAAGTCTCAGGAATTAGAGCTGCATTAGCTTGTACTATCGTTATGTATGCTATTTCTTTTTTGGTAATAAATCCTAAAGAAAACAGACTTAAATTTTTGTTTTTTTTAATAATGGGAACTCTTGTACATTATTCTTCTATACTTTTCATTATTTTATTATTTCCGAAGAAGAGGTCTTCAACAACAAGAATTATAATATTTACTATTATCGCAATTTTGGTGACATTTTTATTCTTAAACTCAACAATTTTATTCACAATAGTATCTATGGTAACAGATAGAGAAAAAATTATAGTATGGCTAAAAGGTGGTAAAAATATTGAAGGATTTCCTAATTGGAAAGGTTTTACAGCCGAATTAATTTTATTGATTGGAAATTTATATTTTACAAAAAGAGCTAAAGATATTATTGCCAGATATGATATTAATGGAGCAAAGACAATAATTGCTAAATATATATTTGACATAAATATAATTTCAATTTTATTTATACCTTTTCTAAGGATCAATGATACTTATACAAGATTACTTTTGATAATGCATGGAATCAATATTTTTTCATATACAATGGCAGCTTTTGCTTTACAAGAAAAAAAACTTCAAAATATCGAAAGGAAACAGCCTTTTGTTTCTAAACCAAGAGTTGTATTTAATAAATTCGCATTAATTATACCGCTTTGGTCATATTTTATTGCAATTTACCAAAATCTTCCTTTTAGGGGGACTTCAATGTCAGTGCTTGAATTTTTAAATAAAGTACAGTTTTGATAAATTTAAAAGGTTAATACAACAATGGATAAACAAACTTTTGCATCAAGTGCAATTTGGAAAATAGCTGAGGCTTTTTCAACAAAAGGTATTTCTCTTATAGTTTCAATTGTTTTGGCAAGAATGCTTCTTCCAGAGGATTATGGAATTGTGACATTAACAGCTGTTTTTATTAGTTTGTCTACAATTCTTGTACAGAGTGGTTTAAGCACAGCATTAATACGAAAAGAAAAGGTAGATGATATTGATTATAATAATGGATTTTTAATGGGATTTGCTATAGCCATTATATGCTATGTTTTGTTCTTTTTTATATCTATTCCTATTTCTAACTTTTATAAAGAACCTTTACTTATTCCTGTTTTAAGAATTCAGATGATTTCCCTATTTTTTGTTGCATTTGGAAATATACAA includes:
- a CDS encoding EpsG family protein, with the translated sequence MAVLFLIILFLTALLFPKSKFVYITMLIYMWIVFSFNIGAPDRNMYEWIYNENIASAFEPVFTFLMFISRTFNFGYVGFRMLVAAIYLLFLHLTYKNVEQYKTMALSIYMISPFPWQVSGIRAALACTIVMYAISFLVINPKENRLKFLFFLIMGTLVHYSSILFIILLFPKKRSSTTRIIIFTIIAILVTFLFLNSTILFTIVSMVTDREKIIVWLKGGKNIEGFPNWKGFTAELILLIGNLYFTKRAKDIIARYDINGAKTIIAKYIFDINIISILFIPFLRINDTYTRLLLIMHGINIFSYTMAAFALQEKKLQNIERKQPFVSKPRVVFNKFALIIPLWSYFIAIYQNLPFRGTSMSVLEFLNKVQF